From Salvia splendens isolate huo1 chromosome 16, SspV2, whole genome shotgun sequence, a single genomic window includes:
- the LOC121770614 gene encoding 1-acyl-sn-glycerol-3-phosphate acyltransferase 2-like produces MAVPAAIVVLPLGVLFFCSGLAVNLIQAVCYVLIRPISKSTYRRINRQVAELLWLELVWLIDWWAGLKIELYTDSETFKLMGKEHALVMCNHRSDIDWLVGWVLAQRSGCLGSTLAVMKKSSKLLPVIGWSMWFSEYLFLERSWVKDESTLKSGLQRLRDFPLPFWLALFVEGTRFTQAKLLAAQEYATSTGLPVPKNVLIPRTKGFVTAVSHMRSFVPAIYDVTVAIPKASPQPTMLRLFKGQSSVVHVHLKRHLMKDLPETDEAVAQWCRDAFVAKDKLLDKHIAEGSFGERWQDTGRPVKSLLVVCSWAILLILGAWKVFQRSSIFSSWKGITFSAICLAIVTILMQVLIQFSKAEKSTPARIAPTGGGDASSRQPKQQ; encoded by the exons ATGGCTGTCCCAGCTGCCATTGTTGTTTTGCCGTTGGGCGTTCTATTCTTCTGTTCTGGACTCGCCGTTAACCTAATCCAG GCAGTGTGCTATGTGCTAATAAGGCCTATTTCGAAGAGCACTTACCGGAGGATAAACCGGCAGGTTGCAGAGCTATTATGGCTCGAGCTTGTGTGGCTGATCGATTGGTGGGCTGGTCTCAAG ATTGAACTTTACACTGATTCTGAAACCTTCAAGTTAATGG GTAAAGAACATGCACTCGTCATGTGTAACCACAGGAGTGACATTGATTGGCTTGTTGGATGGGTATTGGCTCAG CGTTCAGGTTGCCTTGGTAGCACTCTGGCTGTTATGAAGAAATCGTCAAAGCTCCTTCCT GTCATAGGATGGTCTATGTGGTTCTCTGAATATCTCTTTCTTGAAAGAAGCTGGGTAAAGGATGAAAGCACCTTAAAG TCAGGACTTCAACGGCTAAGGGATTTTCCTCTGCCATTTTGGCTGGCACTCTTTGTTGAGGGGACTCGCTTCACGCAGGCAAAACTTTTAGCTGCTCAAGAATACGCAACCTCAACAGGGCTGCCAGTTCCAAAAAATGTATTGATTCCTCGAACTAAG GGTTTTGTAACAGCAGTAAGTCATATGCGTTCATTTGTTCCTGCTATATATGACGTGACGGTTGCTATTCCCAAAGCATCTCCACAACCAACCATGCTCAGACTTTTTAAAGGACAATCTTCGGTG GTTCATGTGCACCTCAAGCGACACTTGATGAAGGATTTGCCAGAAACAGATGAAGCTGTTGCTCAATGGTGTAGAGATGCCTTTGTAGCCAAG GATAAGTTATTGgacaagcacatagctgagggCTCCTTTGGTGAAAGATGGCAAGACACTGGGCGTCCAGTGAAGTCCCTTTTG GTGGTCTGTTCTTGGGCCATACTGCTCATTTTGGGAGCATGGAAAGTTTTCCAGCGGTCCTCAATCTTCTCGTCGTGGAAAGGCATCACCTTTTCAGCAATTTGTTTGGCTATCGTGACAATCCTCATGCAGGTCTTGATTCAGTTCTCGAAAGCTGAAAAGTCGACCCCTGCTAGAATCGCTCCGACAGGAGGGGGAGATGCGTCGAGTAGGCAACCAAAACAGCAGTAG
- the LOC121772088 gene encoding adenylosuccinate synthetase, chloroplastic-like, translating into MNLSSSTSLSSSTRMWNATLYGGSPSHPQFSLSLPSHKLQKAIICSAAAKSVSAVIDQGLGESRSELTRIADLTHVSGVLGCQWGDEGKGKLVDILAQHFDIVARCQGGANAGHTIYNSEGKKFALHLVPSGILNEETVCVIGNGVVVHLPGFFKEVDGLEANGVSCKGRILVSDRAHLLFDFHQAVDGLREAELAKSFIGTTRRGIGPCYSSKVIRNGLRVSDLRHMDTFPQKLDILLSDAASRFKGFNYTPEMLREEVEQYKRFAERLEPYITDTVHFMNDAISRKQKILVEGGQATMLDIDFGTYPFVTSSSPSAGGICTGLGIAPRVLGDLIGVVKAYTTRVGSGPFPTEILGKGGDLLRFAGQEFGTTTGRPRRCGWLDIVALKYCCQINGFSSLNFTKLDVLSDLPEIQLGISYKLPDGSPVNSFPGDLRLLEQIQVEYEVMPGWQVDISSIREYSQLPKAARDYVERIEELVGVPVHYIGVGPGRDALIYK; encoded by the exons ATGAATCTCTCATCCTCCACCTCCTTATCCTCCTCCACTCGGATGTGGAACGCCACGCTCTACGGTGGGTCCCCCTCCCACCCCCAATTTTCACTCTCGCTTCCCAGCCACAAGCTGCAAAAGGCGATCATCTGCTCCGCCGCTGCGAAAAGCGTCTCTGCCGTGATTGACCAAGGACTCGGTGAGTCTCGATCGGAATTGACCCGAATTGCAGATCTCACCCACGTCTCCGGCGTGCTAGGGTGCCAATGGGGGGACGAGGGCAAAGGAAAGCTCGTTGATATTCTAGCTCAGCACTTCGACATCGTCGCTCGCTGTCAG GGTGGAGCGAATGCCGGACACACAATTTACAATTCAGAGGGCAAAAAGTTTGCACTTCACCTCGTTCCCTCTGGAATTCTTAATGAAGAAACAGTCTGTGTGATTGGTAATGGAGTTGTGGTGCATCTGCCAGGGTTCTTTAAGGAAGTGGATGGGCTTGAAGCCAATGGAGTCTCTTGCAAAGGAAGAATACTTGTGTCTGACCGTGCTCACCTGCTGTTTGATTTTCATCAAGCTGTGGACGGGCTTAGGGAAGCTGAACTTGCTAAGTCATTTATTGGCACCACCAGGAGAGGCATTGGCCCTTGCTATTCGAGCAAAGTTATTCGGAATGGCTTAAGAGTAAGTGACTTGAGGCATATGGATACATTTCCTCAGAAGCTAGATATTTTATTATCTGACGCTGCTTCAAGATTCAAGGGTTTTAACTATACCCCTGAAATGCTCAGGGAAGAAGTTGAACAATATAAGAGGTTTGCTGAGAGGTTGGAACCTTACATTACTGATACTGTGCATTTCATGAATGATGCCATATCTCGGAAACAGAAGATTTTGGTAGAAGGTGGTCAGGCAACCATGCTGGATATAGATTTTGGAACTTACCCTTTCGTAACTTCCTCTAGTCCATCTGCTGGAGGAATCTGCACCGGTCTCGGTATTGCTCCAAGAGTCCTTGGTGATCTTATAGGCGTG GTGAAAGCATACACCACACGAGTTGGATCAGGTCCTTTCCCAACAGAAATACTGGGTAAAGGCGGTGATCTTCTTAGGTTTGCTGGACAGGAGTTTGGCACGACTACTGGCCGCCCTCGTCGTTGTGGCTGGCTGGACATAGTTGCACTGAAATACTGTTGTCAGATAAATGGGTTCTCGTCTCTGAACTTCACCAAACTCGATGTATTGTCTGATCTACCCGAAATCCAGTTGGGTATTTCGTACAAGCTACCTGATGGCTCACCAGTCAATTCATTCCCTGGAGATCTTCGTCTTCTGGAGCAGATCCAA GTCGAATACGAGGTTATGCCTGGTTGGCAGGTTGATATTTCTTCCATCAGAGAGTACTCTCAGCTACCAAAGGCAGCTCGTGACTACGTAGAGAGGATAGAAGAGCTCGTAGGTGTACCCGTTCACTACATAGGTGTCGGACCAGGCCGCGATGCCCTCATATACAAGTAA
- the LOC121770293 gene encoding protein FAR1-RELATED SEQUENCE 5-like, translating to MRLNRQLEPVHQKFISDCAGANIGPSLTFKLLTELMGGYESVGCTVLDICNYTRDIRRYAEGCDAQMIIDELKKKKENCDAFTYEYEVDSRSRLIHLFWCDPIAKMNFLQFGDIVSFDTTYSTNSKDNHGRAVSFGAGLLCSESADSFSWLFKQFVKCKGIHPKLIITDQDLGMKVAVEKVLVNTRHRWCMWHIMAKVAEKVPKSLLGNTNFKKDLNLCVWSELIEPTEFEDKWKNVMETYDLVGSEWFVSMFESRRYWVPAYFRDFPNSSLIKTTSVSESQNSFFKRYTQSRANLVVFLMNFNNAVDAQRNYSAKLDYMDYNTTAKMKTEWSSEKHASTIFTDGAFKEIQEQIMEAYNHCSLVSISNDSSPEMFSRTALVCYHIFLVLKNKKFPLIPEYLIGGRWLKSSLLKAVHGVQNSDVATHVYVDEKKKAQAILLGEMLGLYQAVSVDIDQIHELTSIVHEARQQIFADGVVTSTAQKKKIMEEFYGAETPQEVDVQPPEVVSTKGCGSRLPSRVEKALKLKNKLMRQCKKCQEWGHHDSRNCDKFKEKEKMRSRRNSDV from the exons ATGAGGCTAAATCGTCAACTTGAACCAGTTCATCAAAAATTTATTTCAGATTGTGCTGGTGCTAATATCGGGCCATCTTTAACTTTCAAGCTGCTGACTGAATTGATGGGCGGTTATGAGTCTGTTGGGTGTACTGTGTTGGACATTTGCAACTATACACGGGATATCAGAAGATACGCTGAAGGATGTGACGCCCAAATGATAATAGAtgagttgaagaagaaaaaggaaaattgtGATGCCTTCACGTACGAGTATGAAGTTGATTCCCGGAGTCGTTTGATTCATTTGTTTTGGTGTGATCCTATTGCCAAGATGAATTTCTTGCAATTTGGTGACATCGTTTCATTCGATACTACGTACTCAACTAACAG TAAGGACAACCATGGCCGTGCAGTGTCCTTTGGAGCTGGTTTGCTTTGTAGTGAGAGCGCGGATTCGTTCTCTTGGCTTTTTAAGCAGTTTGTGAAATGCAAGGGCATACATCCCAAGTTGATAATTACTGATCAAGACTTGGGCATGAAAGTAGCTGTTGAAAAAGTTCTTGTGAATACACGTCACAGATGGTGTATGTGGCACATCATGGCAAAGGTAGCTGAAAAGGTTCCTAAGTCACTTCTTGGAAATACTAATTttaaaaaggatttgaatttaTGCGTTTGGTCTGAGTTGATTGAACCCACTGAGTTTGAAGACAAGTGGAAGAATGTGATGGAGACTTATGATCTTGTTGGCTCTGAATGGTTTGTTTCTATGTTCGAATCAAGAAGGTATTGGGTTCCAGCCTACTTTAGGGACTTTCCAAATAGTTCGTTGATAAAGACGACATCTGTTTCGGAGTCGCAGAATAGCTTTTTCAAGAGGTACACTCAGTCCAGGGCGAACCttgttgtttttttaatgaatttcaaTAATGCAGTTGATGCCCAAAGAAACTACTCTGCAAAGCTGGATTATATGGATTATAATACCACTGCAAAGATGAAGACAGAATGGTCTAGTGAGAAGCATGCATCCACAATATTTACTGATGGTGCGTTCAAGGAAATTCAAGAACAGATTATGGAGGCTTATAACCACTGCAGTCTGGTATCGATATCTAATGATTCAAGTCCAGAG ATGTTTTCGAGGACTGCTCTTGTATGCTACCACATCTTCCTTGTGTTGAAGAACAAAAAATTCCCATTGATTCCTGAGTATCTGATTGGAGGTCGATGGTTGAAATCTTCTCTGCTTAAAGCTGTTCATGGAGTCCAAAACTCAGATGTAGCAACGCATGTTTATGTtgatgagaagaagaaggctCAAGCAATTTTATTGGGAGAGATGTTGGGTCTTTACCAGGCGGTGTCTGTTGATATTGATCAAATCCATGAGCTGACATCGATAGTGCATGAAGCTCGACAACAAATTTTTGCCGACGGGGTTGTAACGTCTACTGcacagaagaagaaaataatggAGGAATTTTATGGGGCTGAGACACCCCAGGAAGTGGATGTACAACCACCTGAAGTCGTCAGCACCAAGGGATGTGGTAGTAGACTCCCTTCAAGAGTCGAGAAGGCTTTGAAGCTTAAGAACAAGCTTATGCGTCAATGCAAGAAATGTCAGGAGTGGGGTCACCACGATTCAAGGAATTGCGACAAatttaaagagaaagaaaagatgCGGTCCAGAAGAAATTCTGATGTTTGa